From a single Marinobacter sp. THAF197a genomic region:
- a CDS encoding flotillin family protein: MDLSWIIPVFMTVGVLVLLILGILALFKAFYRKVDQGQALIVNDLSPTPKVYFTGAMVLPVIHRSETMKISVITLELNRTGKEGLICKDNLRADITVAFYLRVNETADDVLRVAKSVGVGRASDRDAVNELFNAKFSEALKTVGKKLEFMQLFEERQRFRDSIVETIGEDLNGYILEDVAIDYLEQTPKTSLDPNNILDSEGIKRITEITALHNVETNRLERDQELEIQRKNVSAREASLELERSQADAEARQRREIETLQARETSETEQVREQERARAEAARIKTDEELAIAEENKQRQIEMAMKARERAVQIEEVRIRQARELEDVNRERAVEIERIGMEKALEEERKEIADITSQRIAVERNVAEEEENIKDVRNRSEAERLKVKKVVAAEADAEELKLMDVKAAEAAFERSKLEAEQVRVKAQADMDAAEKKSVADEKLARGRQAMAAADGLADAQVKEAQATAIRADGLARAEVKSATAKADEEAGLAEVRVLEQRLETEAMGEEKLGLAKADARKAMVLADAEGEQRMGLAKADAREAMAKAEASGLVEKLKAYDNMSEEARHFEEFRMNLEVHEKEVMAQIEAQKTGLLENGRVMAAALKDAKFEMIGGDGGIFEKFAQGLGYGKSVQGVLDKSPSLQAALAGIAGRVSGEKSSRTSETA, encoded by the coding sequence ATGGATTTATCTTGGATCATCCCGGTCTTCATGACTGTCGGCGTTCTGGTCTTGTTGATACTGGGCATTCTGGCCCTGTTCAAGGCTTTCTATCGCAAGGTTGATCAGGGGCAAGCCCTGATCGTGAACGATCTGTCGCCCACCCCGAAGGTGTACTTCACCGGCGCCATGGTTCTGCCGGTTATTCACCGTTCCGAGACCATGAAAATCTCGGTCATTACCCTGGAGCTGAACCGCACCGGTAAGGAAGGGTTGATCTGTAAGGACAACCTGCGGGCGGATATCACCGTTGCTTTCTACCTGCGGGTCAACGAAACCGCAGATGATGTCTTGCGGGTTGCCAAATCGGTTGGGGTTGGCCGTGCCTCTGACCGCGATGCGGTCAACGAACTGTTCAATGCCAAGTTCAGTGAAGCGCTGAAAACGGTTGGTAAGAAGTTGGAGTTCATGCAGCTGTTCGAAGAACGGCAGCGGTTCCGGGATTCCATTGTTGAAACCATCGGCGAAGATTTGAATGGCTACATCCTCGAAGACGTGGCCATCGATTACCTGGAGCAAACGCCGAAAACCTCTCTGGATCCGAACAACATTCTGGATTCCGAGGGTATCAAGCGCATCACTGAAATCACTGCGCTGCACAACGTAGAAACCAACCGCCTGGAGCGTGACCAGGAGCTGGAAATCCAGCGCAAGAATGTGTCCGCTCGTGAGGCTTCTCTGGAGCTGGAACGCAGTCAGGCGGATGCCGAAGCCCGCCAGCGCCGCGAAATCGAGACGTTGCAGGCCCGCGAAACCTCGGAAACCGAGCAGGTTCGTGAGCAGGAGCGCGCCCGCGCTGAAGCGGCTCGCATCAAGACCGATGAAGAGCTGGCCATTGCCGAAGAAAACAAACAGCGCCAGATCGAGATGGCCATGAAGGCCCGTGAGCGTGCGGTGCAGATTGAGGAAGTGCGCATTCGCCAGGCCCGTGAGCTGGAAGATGTAAACCGTGAGCGTGCGGTGGAAATCGAGCGCATCGGCATGGAAAAAGCGCTGGAAGAAGAGCGCAAGGAAATTGCCGACATCACCAGCCAGCGTATTGCGGTTGAGCGAAACGTGGCGGAAGAGGAAGAGAACATCAAGGATGTTCGTAACCGTTCCGAAGCTGAGCGTTTGAAGGTGAAGAAAGTGGTTGCGGCCGAAGCCGACGCCGAAGAGCTGAAGCTGATGGATGTGAAGGCTGCGGAAGCAGCGTTTGAACGTTCCAAGCTGGAAGCCGAGCAGGTGCGTGTTAAAGCACAGGCAGATATGGACGCGGCCGAGAAGAAATCGGTGGCGGATGAGAAGCTGGCCCGTGGTCGTCAGGCGATGGCAGCGGCCGATGGCCTGGCCGATGCCCAGGTCAAGGAAGCTCAGGCAACCGCGATCCGTGCGGATGGTCTGGCCCGTGCTGAAGTTAAATCGGCCACCGCGAAGGCTGACGAAGAAGCCGGCCTGGCCGAAGTACGCGTGCTGGAGCAACGCCTTGAAACCGAAGCCATGGGCGAAGAGAAGCTGGGTCTGGCCAAAGCGGATGCCCGTAAAGCCATGGTACTGGCGGATGCGGAAGGCGAGCAGCGCATGGGTCTGGCCAAGGCCGATGCCCGCGAAGCCATGGCCAAGGCCGAAGCATCTGGCCTGGTCGAGAAGCTCAAAGCCTACGACAACATGTCTGAAGAGGCACGTCACTTTGAAGAGTTCCGCATGAACCTGGAAGTTCATGAGAAGGAAGTGATGGCGCAGATCGAAGCCCAGAAAACCGGCCTGCTGGAAAATGGTCGCGTGATGGCGGCGGCCCTGAAAGACGCCAAGTTTGAAATGATTGGCGGCGACGGCGGCATCTTCGAGAAGTTTGCCCAGGGGCTGGGTTACGGCAAAAGTGTGCAGGGCGTTCTGGATAAGTCGCCCTCGCTGCAGGCAGCCCTGGCCGGCATCGCCGGACGGGTTTCCGGTGAGAAGTCCAGCCGGACTTCGGAAACCGCCTGA
- a CDS encoding YjfI family protein produces MDTQSLTLALGDATHAGRTFDVMPVAGDEPVLQVVVSGAEETPVYVTVTDTQILCLAYLFDEQELNPERLNELHENMLRLSVPMPLSALGRTGDHYVVYGALSPTSGTTEIMQELVTLAENAIDLLQTFEDYLA; encoded by the coding sequence GTGGACACTCAATCCCTCACCCTGGCCTTGGGTGATGCTACCCATGCAGGCCGTACCTTTGATGTGATGCCCGTAGCCGGTGACGAGCCGGTACTGCAAGTGGTCGTTTCCGGCGCTGAAGAAACGCCGGTGTACGTTACCGTAACCGACACCCAGATTCTGTGCCTTGCGTACCTTTTTGACGAACAGGAACTGAACCCGGAACGCCTGAACGAACTGCATGAAAACATGCTCCGGCTGAGCGTACCCATGCCCCTCAGCGCACTGGGAAGAACCGGCGATCATTACGTGGTGTATGGCGCCTTGAGCCCCACCTCCGGTACGACCGAAATCATGCAGGAACTGGTCACGCTTGCCGAGAATGCCATCGACCTGTTACAGACTTTTGAAGACTACCTGGCTTGA
- a CDS encoding PspA/IM30 family protein, with protein sequence MRTVLKKILTAMRGGVNELGEAVVDGQGNRILEQELRDAEQELKQAKQELAALMAESASLARQIRVEQDSASKREQDASKALAAGQEDLAREVAERIVGHERRAGELTQTRELLQQRISGLKERVQRAEKQLADYRRELQVVKTNERVLRTTAQIDTNINSNQSSLSTAKETLERIRDRQAREEDRQTASATLEKELTGADLDEKLKAAGIDSEQDAVNDVLARLKGNQAQ encoded by the coding sequence ATGAGAACCGTACTGAAGAAAATTCTGACCGCCATGCGCGGTGGCGTTAACGAACTGGGTGAAGCCGTTGTGGATGGCCAGGGCAACCGCATTCTGGAGCAGGAACTGCGAGACGCCGAACAGGAACTGAAACAGGCCAAGCAGGAACTGGCTGCCCTGATGGCCGAATCCGCATCGCTGGCCCGGCAGATCCGCGTTGAGCAGGACAGCGCCAGCAAACGCGAACAGGACGCCAGCAAGGCATTGGCCGCCGGCCAGGAAGACCTGGCCCGGGAAGTGGCAGAACGCATTGTGGGCCACGAACGCCGCGCCGGGGAACTGACCCAGACCCGCGAATTGCTGCAACAGCGCATCAGCGGCCTGAAAGAGCGCGTACAGCGGGCAGAAAAGCAGCTGGCCGACTACCGCCGGGAACTGCAGGTGGTGAAAACCAACGAGCGAGTACTGCGCACCACCGCCCAGATCGACACCAATATCAACAGCAACCAGTCGTCCCTGAGCACTGCCAAGGAAACGCTGGAGCGAATCCGCGATCGCCAGGCCCGGGAAGAAGACCGGCAAACCGCCAGCGCTACGCTTGAGAAAGAACTCACCGGGGCAGACCTGGATGAGAAACTGAAGGCCGCTGGCATTGATAGCGAGCAAGACGCGGTAAACGATGTCCTTGCCCGCCTGAAAGGCAACCAGGCTCAGTAA
- a CDS encoding glutathionylspermidine synthase family protein, with amino-acid sequence MERIQMAPRPDWCSQAESYGFHFHTLEGEPYWDETACYRFTLAEIEDGIESPTEELHAMCLDLVGEVVASERLMDQLAIPEKAWDLIAESWKFSEPSLYGRMDFSFDGTGPAKFYEYNADTPTSLYETGFFQWLWLEQQIERGQLPAGADQFNRLQEALIERLAMIGRAGQSFHLACCRDHPEDAGTIEYLADCADQAGLSPKTLFIDEIGLGERQRFVGLDDEPVDQLFKLYPWEWMWQESFSDYVGASGTQFVEPPWKLILSNKGILPLLWERHEGHPNLLPAWFESDKRCDPGLERWVRKPLFSREGANIAIETGAGVEAQVEGPYGDGPTIIQGWCPPPRFSGHYCLIGSWVVGNEAVGMGIREDNTAITRDTSRFVPHFIDG; translated from the coding sequence ATGGAACGCATACAAATGGCTCCCCGCCCGGATTGGTGCTCTCAGGCGGAATCCTATGGATTCCATTTTCATACCCTGGAGGGCGAACCCTATTGGGATGAAACCGCTTGTTATCGGTTTACGCTTGCCGAGATTGAAGACGGTATTGAGTCACCCACCGAGGAACTTCACGCAATGTGCCTCGATCTGGTGGGTGAGGTGGTCGCAAGCGAGCGCTTGATGGATCAATTGGCGATACCCGAGAAAGCTTGGGACCTGATCGCCGAAAGCTGGAAGTTCTCTGAACCGTCACTCTATGGGCGAATGGACTTCTCATTCGATGGCACGGGGCCTGCGAAGTTCTATGAATACAACGCTGACACCCCAACCTCTCTCTATGAAACCGGGTTCTTCCAATGGTTGTGGCTTGAACAACAGATTGAGCGAGGGCAGCTGCCGGCAGGCGCCGATCAGTTCAATCGTTTGCAGGAGGCCCTGATCGAGCGGTTGGCAATGATTGGTCGTGCAGGGCAGTCGTTTCACCTGGCCTGCTGCCGGGACCATCCCGAGGATGCCGGTACCATTGAGTATCTTGCCGACTGCGCGGATCAGGCCGGGCTCAGTCCCAAGACCCTGTTTATTGATGAAATTGGCCTTGGAGAGCGTCAGCGATTTGTTGGCCTTGATGATGAGCCTGTTGATCAATTGTTCAAGCTATACCCTTGGGAATGGATGTGGCAGGAATCTTTTTCCGATTATGTGGGTGCCAGTGGCACCCAGTTTGTCGAACCGCCATGGAAGCTGATCCTGTCGAACAAAGGTATCCTGCCTTTGTTGTGGGAGCGCCATGAGGGCCATCCGAATCTTTTGCCAGCCTGGTTTGAAAGCGATAAGCGATGTGATCCGGGCCTCGAACGCTGGGTTCGCAAGCCGTTGTTCTCCAGAGAAGGTGCAAACATTGCGATTGAAACCGGCGCCGGAGTGGAGGCTCAGGTTGAGGGGCCATATGGCGATGGGCCAACCATCATTCAGGGTTGGTGTCCGCCTCCCCGTTTCTCCGGACACTATTGCCTAATCGGGAGCTGGGTTGTGGGTAACGAGGCTGTCGGGATGGGTATCCGTGAAGACAATACGGCTATCACGCGCGACACGTCGCGGTTCGTCCCGCATTTCATAGACGGCTGA
- a CDS encoding DUF1190 domain-containing protein has protein sequence MATQDEANAILPTRTRRQKRSQTATLVLMGATPFVVLGLDPLHSEVRVFRDLQACQTALPGAQDYCETLNAEAANRHPSLAPKYTSRHQCESDFAHVTVNNSCENGWCGIDDLSICERTADGYYRPPFSGFLVDQSILDGTYEGSKPAPETLDDRQLQPVYSISDETLSSSGDEGQGSTYRSHTPFLWHYVMANGQYLGNQNLRDPVTRTKSQLAASTSRTFTGTSQRGGFGSTARQTMQAARS, from the coding sequence ATGGCCACTCAGGACGAGGCAAACGCCATACTGCCAACCCGTACCCGTCGTCAGAAACGCTCCCAGACCGCAACGCTGGTGCTGATGGGTGCTACGCCCTTCGTCGTGCTTGGCCTGGACCCACTGCATTCGGAGGTCCGGGTTTTTCGGGACCTGCAGGCATGCCAGACCGCCTTGCCAGGCGCGCAGGACTATTGCGAGACACTGAACGCAGAGGCAGCAAACCGGCATCCGTCACTCGCCCCAAAGTACACCTCTCGCCACCAATGTGAGTCGGACTTTGCTCACGTAACCGTCAACAATTCGTGTGAAAATGGCTGGTGCGGTATTGACGATCTCTCCATCTGCGAGCGCACAGCAGATGGCTACTATCGCCCTCCCTTTTCGGGCTTTCTGGTCGATCAATCCATCCTTGATGGCACCTATGAGGGAAGCAAGCCCGCGCCGGAAACTCTGGATGACAGGCAATTGCAGCCGGTGTACAGCATTTCCGACGAGACCCTGAGCAGCAGTGGTGATGAAGGCCAGGGCTCGACTTATCGCAGCCACACGCCCTTCCTCTGGCACTATGTGATGGCCAACGGCCAGTACCTTGGCAACCAGAATCTTCGTGATCCCGTAACACGAACAAAAAGCCAACTGGCAGCCAGCACCAGCAGAACCTTCACCGGCACCAGCCAGCGTGGCGGCTTTGGCTCCACCGCCAGGCAAACCATGCAGGCTGCAAGGAGCTGA
- a CDS encoding rhomboid family intramembrane serine protease has translation MKSYCPACGTRTLRPLQGGDQRIAECRHCHGVWFEDGSLNCAITGHHDHIEHYDHEQHLGPKLGVSNRQCTRCRVPMTHYQLLADYSVEIDCCPTCDGVWLDQHEVDQVIHSPLLKDALAELNKKVTWKSWVFQFFTAMPVEYNIQPHRTPWMTWLLIALCTLVFFSGVYDAGSNEWIFLNLGLNSDSPSAAHVAMQLFTYQFVHGGLMHLVGNMYFLWIIGDNLEDALGHWTFLGLYLLSGVVAALAELMLFDASQGPLLLVGASGSIAALFGLYLMWFRHASLTFMIVIYQKKLAPHWYFLIWSLINLFGMFTAQGGVAWAAHLGGFVLGLLIGYLMRDYVLAKNPLIAMLNQPEAAISR, from the coding sequence GTGAAATCCTACTGTCCTGCCTGCGGCACCCGCACCCTGAGGCCACTCCAGGGAGGCGACCAACGAATTGCTGAATGCCGGCATTGCCATGGGGTGTGGTTTGAGGATGGCAGCCTGAACTGCGCCATAACCGGCCACCACGATCATATTGAGCACTACGATCATGAACAGCACCTGGGGCCGAAACTGGGCGTAAGCAATCGCCAGTGCACCAGGTGCAGGGTTCCCATGACGCACTACCAGTTACTGGCCGATTACAGCGTGGAGATCGACTGCTGCCCGACCTGCGACGGTGTCTGGCTCGACCAGCATGAAGTGGATCAAGTCATTCACTCCCCGTTGCTTAAGGATGCCTTGGCGGAACTGAACAAAAAGGTCACCTGGAAATCCTGGGTGTTCCAGTTCTTCACGGCCATGCCTGTTGAATACAACATCCAGCCTCATCGCACACCCTGGATGACATGGTTACTCATCGCACTATGCACACTAGTCTTCTTCAGCGGCGTCTATGACGCCGGCTCCAACGAATGGATCTTTCTGAACCTTGGCCTTAACTCAGATTCCCCGAGTGCAGCCCATGTAGCCATGCAACTGTTTACCTACCAGTTTGTTCACGGTGGGCTGATGCACCTTGTCGGCAACATGTATTTTCTGTGGATTATCGGCGACAACCTGGAAGACGCATTGGGCCACTGGACTTTTCTAGGCCTGTATCTGCTGTCTGGGGTGGTCGCCGCACTGGCAGAGCTTATGCTGTTTGATGCCTCTCAAGGACCGTTGCTACTGGTAGGCGCCAGCGGCTCCATCGCGGCCCTGTTCGGCCTCTATCTCATGTGGTTCCGCCATGCCAGCCTGACATTCATGATCGTCATCTACCAGAAGAAACTGGCCCCTCACTGGTATTTCCTGATCTGGAGCCTGATCAATCTGTTCGGGATGTTTACCGCCCAGGGCGGCGTGGCCTGGGCTGCTCATCTTGGCGGGTTCGTATTGGGTCTATTGATCGGATACCTGATGCGAGACTATGTTCTTGCAAAGAATCCGCTGATCGCCATGCTGAACCAGCCAGAGGCAGCCATCAGCCGGTAG